In one window of Gossypium hirsutum isolate 1008001.06 chromosome A01, Gossypium_hirsutum_v2.1, whole genome shotgun sequence DNA:
- the LOC107916945 gene encoding dol-P-Man:Man(5)GlcNAc(2)-PP-Dol alpha-1,3-mannosyltransferase isoform X2 — MAVKNSTSAHAKRSRKKAAASSSLIPKFMKNPKTTMALALLIIDSLLVSFIIAYVPYTKIDWDAYMSQVSGFLGGERDYKNLKGDTGPLVYPAGFLYVYSAIQYVTGGQVFPAQILFGILYIINLGIVLLIYVKTDVLPWWALILLCLSKRVHSKKKA, encoded by the exons ATGGCAGTAAAAAATTCAACCTCTGCTCATGCCAAACGCTCTCGGAAAAAAGCTGCTGCTTCATCTTCTTTGATCCCCAAAttcatgaaaaaccccaaaaCAACAATGGCGTTGGCTTTACTCATCATTGACTCCCTCCTCGTCTCTTTCATCATCGCTTACGTCCCTT ATACGAAGATAGATTGGGACGCTTACATGTCTCAG GTAAGTGGGTTTCTTGGAGGAGAAAGGGATTATAAGAACTTGAAAGGAGACACTGGACCGCTTGTTTACCCAGCTGGTTTCCTTTATGTTTATTCTGCTATTCAGTATGTTACTGGAGGACAAGTTTTTCCAGCTCAG ATTTTGTTTGGGATTTTATACATCATAAACCTGGGCATTGTCTTATTAATCTATGTAAAGACCGATGTG CTTCCGTGGTGGGCTCTTATCCTGCTTTGTCTTTCAAAGCGAGTTCACTCAAAGAAaaaagcatga
- the LOC107917173 gene encoding uncharacterized protein produces the protein MPNLDTSVTPVSPAIETRSQSRSVGDDALFQAMLRILERVARPHSGSGDHGLVTKRLWYNGAEMFRGVTGVAPTVTKYWLEATKRIMNDLDCTLEQKFKGVVSLLRDNTYWWWLTVEEGDKSVVEYEAKFLRLSCYARGMVAFGYERCIRFEDGLRDNLRVLITPQRKQEFAVLLENAEIAEDVKRVERQNRDRESGNIKKDSEPSSSVQRPKKKSMMGLLE, from the exons ATGCCAAATTTAGATACGAGTGTGACGCCAGTTTCCCCTGCTATTGAGACTAGGTCTCAAAGCCGTTCAGTTGGGGACGACGCATTGttccaggccatgttgaggatattggagagggtcgctaGACCCCATTCCGGATCTGGGGACCATGGGTTGGTAACTAAGCGACTCTGGTATAATGGAGCTGAGatgtttaggggtgtcactggagtcgCTCCTACAGTAACcaagtattggttggaggccactaagAGGATTATGAATGATTTAGACTGTACTCTTGAGCAGAAATTTAAGGGTGTGGTCTCTTTGCTTCGCGACAATACGTATTGGTGGTGGTTAAcagttgaggagg gTGATAAATCAGTAGTCGAGTATGAGGCCAAGTTTCTGAGGCTGAGCTGCTAcgctcgaggcatggtggcgTTTGGGTATGAGAGGTGCAttcgatttgaggatggcttGAGGGATAACTTAAGGGTATTGATTACTCCACAGAGGAAGCAGGAGTTTGCAGTTCTGCTCGAGAATGCAGAAATCGCCGAGGATGTTAAACGCGTGGAGCGCCAGAATAGGGATCGAGAGAGTGGTAATATTAAGAAGGATTCTgagccctctagttctgttcAAAGGCCTAAGAAAAAGTCCATGATGGGCCTGTTAGAGTAG
- the LOC107916945 gene encoding dol-P-Man:Man(5)GlcNAc(2)-PP-Dol alpha-1,3-mannosyltransferase isoform X1 translates to MAVKNSTSAHAKRSRKKAAASSSLIPKFMKNPKTTMALALLIIDSLLVSFIIAYVPYTKIDWDAYMSQVSGFLGGERDYKNLKGDTGPLVYPAGFLYVYSAIQYVTGGQVFPAQILFGILYIINLGIVLLIYVKTDVVLKQHQGRRLQQLLLKRKIVMMPLNQRIRNGFMISF, encoded by the exons ATGGCAGTAAAAAATTCAACCTCTGCTCATGCCAAACGCTCTCGGAAAAAAGCTGCTGCTTCATCTTCTTTGATCCCCAAAttcatgaaaaaccccaaaaCAACAATGGCGTTGGCTTTACTCATCATTGACTCCCTCCTCGTCTCTTTCATCATCGCTTACGTCCCTT ATACGAAGATAGATTGGGACGCTTACATGTCTCAG GTAAGTGGGTTTCTTGGAGGAGAAAGGGATTATAAGAACTTGAAAGGAGACACTGGACCGCTTGTTTACCCAGCTGGTTTCCTTTATGTTTATTCTGCTATTCAGTATGTTACTGGAGGACAAGTTTTTCCAGCTCAG ATTTTGTTTGGGATTTTATACATCATAAACCTGGGCATTGTCTTATTAATCTATGTAAAGACCGATGTG GTACTCAAGCAGCACCAAGGAAGAAGGTTGCAGCAGCTTCTGCTTAAAAGGAAAATTGTAATG aTGCCCTTAAATCAAAGGATCAGAAACGGGTTCATGATTTCATTTTAG